A genome region from bacterium SCSIO 12844 includes the following:
- a CDS encoding type II toxin-antitoxin system HigB family toxin, with the protein MHIISKGKLREYYRDNTQSKLPLIEWYEKMKLCTAKNLTELREIFNSVDYVSGYTVFNIGGNNYRLITSIHYNRKKCYVRVVWTHTEYSRYENQDKLRRGQL; encoded by the coding sequence ATGCATATCATATCAAAGGGGAAGCTCAGAGAATATTATCGCGACAATACTCAAAGTAAGCTTCCTTTAATTGAGTGGTATGAAAAAATGAAACTTTGCACAGCTAAAAATTTGACAGAATTACGAGAAATTTTTAATAGTGTAGATTATGTTTCAGGTTATACAGTGTTTAATATTGGTGGTAATAATTATCGTTTGATTACATCTATACACTATAACCGTAAGAAATGTTATGTAAGAGTAGTGTGGACGCACACTGAGTATAGTCGATATGAAAATCAAGATAAACTTAGGCGAGGTCAGCTATGA
- a CDS encoding transcriptional regulator yields MIKEKKINDLTCWNEDIIDVELPAYALKIPKNDLEYQMLEGLLDRLIDIVKDDENHFLADVMEIIGDHLEAYDDRHYQALEDDVTPVELVQYLMQINNLKQKDLVAIFGSQGNVSSFLNGRRKLSPSQIKALRDRFHISADCLIE; encoded by the coding sequence ATGATAAAAGAAAAAAAAATTAATGACCTAACTTGTTGGAATGAAGATATTATTGATGTTGAATTGCCAGCTTATGCATTAAAAATACCTAAAAATGACTTAGAGTATCAGATGCTTGAAGGATTGCTTGATCGTTTAATTGATATTGTTAAAGATGATGAAAATCACTTTTTAGCAGATGTAATGGAAATTATTGGTGATCACCTTGAAGCATATGATGATAGGCACTATCAAGCACTTGAGGATGATGTAACACCAGTTGAACTAGTTCAGTATCTAATGCAAATAAATAATTTAAAACAAAAAGATTTGGTTGCTATTTTTGGTAGTCAAGGGAATGTTTCATCGTTTTTAAATGGTAGAAGAAAATTAAGTCCAAGTCAGATAAAAGCTTTAAGAGATCGATTTCATATAAGTGCAGATTGTTTGATTGAATAA